The following proteins are co-located in the Papaver somniferum cultivar HN1 unplaced genomic scaffold, ASM357369v1 unplaced-scaffold_128, whole genome shotgun sequence genome:
- the LOC113331838 gene encoding histone acetyltransferase KAT6A-like isoform X1: MSSQYPVVDNKPIDQWRVTELKEELKRRKLITKGLKDDLVKRLDDALRMERDVTEEDAAVNDDNDSCIEEVRQETQIEHEGGITKPMETESVEDSRVHGDEIQKVDESGTTVQIDEERNAIAKPMETQMVEDIRVHDVDNAPKVDNKTTADFDDQRGDVKANCTETRTVEDAGYHNGYRTEEVDESASAVDVDKSSKSLDKSRAQGEDLISSVGMYEESVVHSVSVETSISVNETVVITQTKFSKEESNENQVKNEDSKDPRDAVFTVSHSHNQVSEADPTLGFQVNDSISSDSITIDKQNVLKDSLNANDFNLEPKVAQPQMVEPSSSEVPPKGGVFHPLDEPGPCELDDTRNAINVDPSKKIDSADGGSSEKLYLDQSPGDDLMEEDVLESKNMDSHHISDGVGDDKKEMHIVKEGSSFDASDSAVSNDKNISTKDYKSEAAPEKRKLEGQKVVESNEPPKRQRRWNSEAPKVSEQPTSILTPSATPKGTFQSVTPRRNFTRSDSAVSRGADAPKERVVPPSSKPPTDSLRIDRFLRPFTLKAVQELLAKTGSVSSFWMDPIKTHCYVTYSSVEEAKDTRNAVYNLQWPTNGGRLLVAEFVDSQEVKMRVEAPPQSPATRAAVSSSPVTPQAPSPFATKHSPRQHLPKGQLPPPPPLPLPPPPPLSHPPPAREQLPLPPPPPLREQLQLPPPPPLREPLQLPPPPPLPVNMDVPILTLDDLFKKTKATPRIYYLPLSEEQVAAKLAAQGKNSK; the protein is encoded by the exons ATGTCGAGTCAATATCCGGTAGTCGACAACAAGCCAATCGATCAGTGGAGGGTGACCGAGTTGAAAGAAGAGCTAAAAAGAAGGAAACTTATCACAAAGGGTTTAAAAGATGATCTTGTAAAGAGATTGGATGATGCATTACGCATGGAGAGGGATGTGACCGAGGAAGATGCAGCAGTTAATGATGATAATGACTCCTGTATTGAAGAAGTACGTCAGGAAACACAAATTGAGCATGAAGGTGGTATTACAAAACCAATGGAAACTGAATCGGTTGAAGATAGTAGGGTTCATGGAGACGAAATTCAAAAGGTCGATGAAAGTGGAACCACTGTTCAAATTGATGAAGAACGGAATGCCATTGCAAAACCAATGGAGACTCAAATGGTTGAAGATATTAGGGTTCATGATGTGGATAATGCTCCAAAGGTAGATAATAAGACAACTGCTGACTTCGATGATCAGCGAGGAGATGTAAAAGCAAACTGCACGGAGACTCGAACCGTTGAAGATGCTGGGTATCACAATGGTTATAGAACTGAAGAAGTCGATGAGAGTGCATCCGCTGTTGACGTAGATAAGAGTTCCAAAAGTCTGGATAAGAGTAGAGCTCAAGGTGAAGATTTAATCAGTTCTGTAGGAATGTATGAGGAGTCTGTGGTTCATTCAGTTTCCGTGGAAACGAGTATCTCAGTTAATGAAACTGTGGTGATTACCCAGACAAAGTTCAGCAAAGAGGAGTCGAATGAAAATCAGGTAAAGAATGAGGATTCAAAGGATCCTCGTGATGCTGTTTTTACTGTTTCTCATTCACATAACCAGGTATCTGAGGCCGACCCTactttagggtttcaagtaaatGACTCTATTTCTTCTGATTCTATAACAATTGATAAACAGAATGTACTAAAGGATTCTTTGAATGCTAATGATTTCAATTTAGAACCCAAAGTTGCTCAGCCACAGATGGTCGAACCATCATCCAGTGAAGTTCCTCCTAAAGGTGGGGTTTTTCATCCACTGGATGAACCTGGTCCGTGTGAGCTAGATGATACCCGCAATGCGATTAATGTTGACCCTAGCAAAAAAATTGATAGTGCAGATGGTGGATCTTCAGAAAAACTATATTTAGATCAAAGTCCAGGGGATGATCTGATGGAAGAGGATGTATTGGAGAGTAAGAACATGGACTCCCATCATATTTCCGATGGTGTGGGAGATGATAAGAAGGAAATGCATATTGTAAAAGAAGGAAGTTCTTTTGATGCTTCAGATTCTGCTGTGTCTAATGACAAGAATATTTCTACTAAAGATTATAAGAGTGAGGCTGCTCCTGAGAAAAGAAAATTAGAAG GTCAAAAAGTAGTGGAGAGCAATGAACCTCCTAAGAGGCAGCGTAGGTGGAATTCAGAAGCCCCAAAAGTTTCTGAACAGCCAACCTCCATTCTCACACCTTCAGCGACTCCAAAAGGCACGTTCCAATCTGTTACTCCAAGACGCAATTTCACTAGGTCGGACTCAGCAGTTAGTAGGGGTGCAGACGCCCCAAAGGAGCGTGTTG TTCCGCCATCATCGAAACCTCCAACTGATTCCCTTAGAATCGATCGCTTTCTACGCCCGTTCACTCTAAAAGCAGTGCAGGAGCTTCTAGCAAAAACTGGATCTGTCTCCAGTTTCTGGATGGACCCAATTAAGACCCACTGTTATGTTACG TACTCATCAGTGGAAGAAGCAAAAGATACTCGAAATGCTGTGTATAATTTGCAATGGCCTACAAATGGTGGACGGCTACTGGTGGCCGAGTTTGTCGACTCGCAAGAAGTGAAAATGAGGGTTGAAGCTCCACCTCAGTCCCCAGCAACACGTGCAGCTGTCAGCTCCAGCCCAGTCACACCTCAGGCACCGTCACCTTTTGCAACCAAACATTCACCTCGTCAGCATCTACCCAAGGGGCAGCTCCCACCACCCCCACCACTCCCCCTCCCGCCACCTCCACCACTATCACATCCACCTCCAGCTAGGGAACAGCTTCCGCTTCCACCTCCACCCCCACTTAGGGAACAGCTTCAGCTTCCACCTCCACCCCCACTTAGGGAACCGCTTCAGCTTCCACCTCCACCCCCACTTCCCGTTAATATGGATGTTCCAATCCTTACCCTTGATGATCTTTTTAAGAAAACCAAAGCCACTCCTCGTATCTACTACTTGCCATTGTCAGAGGAACAAGTTGCTGCGAAGCTTGCAGCTCAAGGAAAAAACTCCAAGTGA
- the LOC113331838 gene encoding actin cytoskeleton-regulatory complex protein PAN1-like isoform X2: protein MSSQYPVVDNKPIDQWRVTELKEELKRRKLITKGLKDDLVKRLDDALRMERDVTEEDAAVNDDNDSCIEEVRQETQIEHEGGITKPMETESVEDSRVHGDEIQKVDESGTTVQIDEERNAIAKPMETQMVEDIRVHDVDNAPKVDNKTTADFDDQRGDVKANCTETRTVEDAGYHNGYRTEEVDESASAVDVDKSSKSLDKSRAQGEDLISSVGMYEESVVHSVSVETSISVNETVVITQTKFSKEESNENQVKNEDSKDPRDAVFTVSHSHNQVSEADPTLGFQVNDSISSDSITIDKQNVLKDSLNANDFNLEPKVAQPQMVEPSSSEVPPKDGGSSEKLYLDQSPGDDLMEEDVLESKNMDSHHISDGVGDDKKEMHIVKEGSSFDASDSAVSNDKNISTKDYKSEAAPEKRKLEGQKVVESNEPPKRQRRWNSEAPKVSEQPTSILTPSATPKGTFQSVTPRRNFTRSDSAVSRGADAPKERVVPPSSKPPTDSLRIDRFLRPFTLKAVQELLAKTGSVSSFWMDPIKTHCYVTYSSVEEAKDTRNAVYNLQWPTNGGRLLVAEFVDSQEVKMRVEAPPQSPATRAAVSSSPVTPQAPSPFATKHSPRQHLPKGQLPPPPPLPLPPPPPLSHPPPAREQLPLPPPPPLREQLQLPPPPPLREPLQLPPPPPLPVNMDVPILTLDDLFKKTKATPRIYYLPLSEEQVAAKLAAQGKNSK from the exons ATGTCGAGTCAATATCCGGTAGTCGACAACAAGCCAATCGATCAGTGGAGGGTGACCGAGTTGAAAGAAGAGCTAAAAAGAAGGAAACTTATCACAAAGGGTTTAAAAGATGATCTTGTAAAGAGATTGGATGATGCATTACGCATGGAGAGGGATGTGACCGAGGAAGATGCAGCAGTTAATGATGATAATGACTCCTGTATTGAAGAAGTACGTCAGGAAACACAAATTGAGCATGAAGGTGGTATTACAAAACCAATGGAAACTGAATCGGTTGAAGATAGTAGGGTTCATGGAGACGAAATTCAAAAGGTCGATGAAAGTGGAACCACTGTTCAAATTGATGAAGAACGGAATGCCATTGCAAAACCAATGGAGACTCAAATGGTTGAAGATATTAGGGTTCATGATGTGGATAATGCTCCAAAGGTAGATAATAAGACAACTGCTGACTTCGATGATCAGCGAGGAGATGTAAAAGCAAACTGCACGGAGACTCGAACCGTTGAAGATGCTGGGTATCACAATGGTTATAGAACTGAAGAAGTCGATGAGAGTGCATCCGCTGTTGACGTAGATAAGAGTTCCAAAAGTCTGGATAAGAGTAGAGCTCAAGGTGAAGATTTAATCAGTTCTGTAGGAATGTATGAGGAGTCTGTGGTTCATTCAGTTTCCGTGGAAACGAGTATCTCAGTTAATGAAACTGTGGTGATTACCCAGACAAAGTTCAGCAAAGAGGAGTCGAATGAAAATCAGGTAAAGAATGAGGATTCAAAGGATCCTCGTGATGCTGTTTTTACTGTTTCTCATTCACATAACCAGGTATCTGAGGCCGACCCTactttagggtttcaagtaaatGACTCTATTTCTTCTGATTCTATAACAATTGATAAACAGAATGTACTAAAGGATTCTTTGAATGCTAATGATTTCAATTTAGAACCCAAAGTTGCTCAGCCACAGATGGTCGAACCATCATCCAGTGAAGTTCCTCCTAAAG ATGGTGGATCTTCAGAAAAACTATATTTAGATCAAAGTCCAGGGGATGATCTGATGGAAGAGGATGTATTGGAGAGTAAGAACATGGACTCCCATCATATTTCCGATGGTGTGGGAGATGATAAGAAGGAAATGCATATTGTAAAAGAAGGAAGTTCTTTTGATGCTTCAGATTCTGCTGTGTCTAATGACAAGAATATTTCTACTAAAGATTATAAGAGTGAGGCTGCTCCTGAGAAAAGAAAATTAGAAG GTCAAAAAGTAGTGGAGAGCAATGAACCTCCTAAGAGGCAGCGTAGGTGGAATTCAGAAGCCCCAAAAGTTTCTGAACAGCCAACCTCCATTCTCACACCTTCAGCGACTCCAAAAGGCACGTTCCAATCTGTTACTCCAAGACGCAATTTCACTAGGTCGGACTCAGCAGTTAGTAGGGGTGCAGACGCCCCAAAGGAGCGTGTTG TTCCGCCATCATCGAAACCTCCAACTGATTCCCTTAGAATCGATCGCTTTCTACGCCCGTTCACTCTAAAAGCAGTGCAGGAGCTTCTAGCAAAAACTGGATCTGTCTCCAGTTTCTGGATGGACCCAATTAAGACCCACTGTTATGTTACG TACTCATCAGTGGAAGAAGCAAAAGATACTCGAAATGCTGTGTATAATTTGCAATGGCCTACAAATGGTGGACGGCTACTGGTGGCCGAGTTTGTCGACTCGCAAGAAGTGAAAATGAGGGTTGAAGCTCCACCTCAGTCCCCAGCAACACGTGCAGCTGTCAGCTCCAGCCCAGTCACACCTCAGGCACCGTCACCTTTTGCAACCAAACATTCACCTCGTCAGCATCTACCCAAGGGGCAGCTCCCACCACCCCCACCACTCCCCCTCCCGCCACCTCCACCACTATCACATCCACCTCCAGCTAGGGAACAGCTTCCGCTTCCACCTCCACCCCCACTTAGGGAACAGCTTCAGCTTCCACCTCCACCCCCACTTAGGGAACCGCTTCAGCTTCCACCTCCACCCCCACTTCCCGTTAATATGGATGTTCCAATCCTTACCCTTGATGATCTTTTTAAGAAAACCAAAGCCACTCCTCGTATCTACTACTTGCCATTGTCAGAGGAACAAGTTGCTGCGAAGCTTGCAGCTCAAGGAAAAAACTCCAAGTGA
- the LOC113331838 gene encoding histone acetyltransferase KAT6A-like isoform X3: MSSQYPVVDNKPIDQWRVTELKEELKRRKLITKGLKDDLVKRLDDALRMERDVTEEDAAVNDDNDSCIEEVRQETQIEHEGGITKPMETESVEDSRVHGDEIQKVDESGTTVQIDEERNAIAKPMETQMVEDIRVHDVDNAPKVDNKTTADFDDQRGDVKANCTETRTVEDAGYHNGYRTEEVDESASAVDVDKSSKSLDKSRAQGEDLISSVGMYEESVVHSVSVETSISVNETVVITQTKFSKEESNENQNVLKDSLNANDFNLEPKVAQPQMVEPSSSEVPPKGGVFHPLDEPGPCELDDTRNAINVDPSKKIDSADGGSSEKLYLDQSPGDDLMEEDVLESKNMDSHHISDGVGDDKKEMHIVKEGSSFDASDSAVSNDKNISTKDYKSEAAPEKRKLEGQKVVESNEPPKRQRRWNSEAPKVSEQPTSILTPSATPKGTFQSVTPRRNFTRSDSAVSRGADAPKERVVPPSSKPPTDSLRIDRFLRPFTLKAVQELLAKTGSVSSFWMDPIKTHCYVTYSSVEEAKDTRNAVYNLQWPTNGGRLLVAEFVDSQEVKMRVEAPPQSPATRAAVSSSPVTPQAPSPFATKHSPRQHLPKGQLPPPPPLPLPPPPPLSHPPPAREQLPLPPPPPLREQLQLPPPPPLREPLQLPPPPPLPVNMDVPILTLDDLFKKTKATPRIYYLPLSEEQVAAKLAAQGKNSK, translated from the exons ATGTCGAGTCAATATCCGGTAGTCGACAACAAGCCAATCGATCAGTGGAGGGTGACCGAGTTGAAAGAAGAGCTAAAAAGAAGGAAACTTATCACAAAGGGTTTAAAAGATGATCTTGTAAAGAGATTGGATGATGCATTACGCATGGAGAGGGATGTGACCGAGGAAGATGCAGCAGTTAATGATGATAATGACTCCTGTATTGAAGAAGTACGTCAGGAAACACAAATTGAGCATGAAGGTGGTATTACAAAACCAATGGAAACTGAATCGGTTGAAGATAGTAGGGTTCATGGAGACGAAATTCAAAAGGTCGATGAAAGTGGAACCACTGTTCAAATTGATGAAGAACGGAATGCCATTGCAAAACCAATGGAGACTCAAATGGTTGAAGATATTAGGGTTCATGATGTGGATAATGCTCCAAAGGTAGATAATAAGACAACTGCTGACTTCGATGATCAGCGAGGAGATGTAAAAGCAAACTGCACGGAGACTCGAACCGTTGAAGATGCTGGGTATCACAATGGTTATAGAACTGAAGAAGTCGATGAGAGTGCATCCGCTGTTGACGTAGATAAGAGTTCCAAAAGTCTGGATAAGAGTAGAGCTCAAGGTGAAGATTTAATCAGTTCTGTAGGAATGTATGAGGAGTCTGTGGTTCATTCAGTTTCCGTGGAAACGAGTATCTCAGTTAATGAAACTGTGGTGATTACCCAGACAAAGTTCAGCAAAGAGGAGTCGAATGAAAATCAG AATGTACTAAAGGATTCTTTGAATGCTAATGATTTCAATTTAGAACCCAAAGTTGCTCAGCCACAGATGGTCGAACCATCATCCAGTGAAGTTCCTCCTAAAGGTGGGGTTTTTCATCCACTGGATGAACCTGGTCCGTGTGAGCTAGATGATACCCGCAATGCGATTAATGTTGACCCTAGCAAAAAAATTGATAGTGCAGATGGTGGATCTTCAGAAAAACTATATTTAGATCAAAGTCCAGGGGATGATCTGATGGAAGAGGATGTATTGGAGAGTAAGAACATGGACTCCCATCATATTTCCGATGGTGTGGGAGATGATAAGAAGGAAATGCATATTGTAAAAGAAGGAAGTTCTTTTGATGCTTCAGATTCTGCTGTGTCTAATGACAAGAATATTTCTACTAAAGATTATAAGAGTGAGGCTGCTCCTGAGAAAAGAAAATTAGAAG GTCAAAAAGTAGTGGAGAGCAATGAACCTCCTAAGAGGCAGCGTAGGTGGAATTCAGAAGCCCCAAAAGTTTCTGAACAGCCAACCTCCATTCTCACACCTTCAGCGACTCCAAAAGGCACGTTCCAATCTGTTACTCCAAGACGCAATTTCACTAGGTCGGACTCAGCAGTTAGTAGGGGTGCAGACGCCCCAAAGGAGCGTGTTG TTCCGCCATCATCGAAACCTCCAACTGATTCCCTTAGAATCGATCGCTTTCTACGCCCGTTCACTCTAAAAGCAGTGCAGGAGCTTCTAGCAAAAACTGGATCTGTCTCCAGTTTCTGGATGGACCCAATTAAGACCCACTGTTATGTTACG TACTCATCAGTGGAAGAAGCAAAAGATACTCGAAATGCTGTGTATAATTTGCAATGGCCTACAAATGGTGGACGGCTACTGGTGGCCGAGTTTGTCGACTCGCAAGAAGTGAAAATGAGGGTTGAAGCTCCACCTCAGTCCCCAGCAACACGTGCAGCTGTCAGCTCCAGCCCAGTCACACCTCAGGCACCGTCACCTTTTGCAACCAAACATTCACCTCGTCAGCATCTACCCAAGGGGCAGCTCCCACCACCCCCACCACTCCCCCTCCCGCCACCTCCACCACTATCACATCCACCTCCAGCTAGGGAACAGCTTCCGCTTCCACCTCCACCCCCACTTAGGGAACAGCTTCAGCTTCCACCTCCACCCCCACTTAGGGAACCGCTTCAGCTTCCACCTCCACCCCCACTTCCCGTTAATATGGATGTTCCAATCCTTACCCTTGATGATCTTTTTAAGAAAACCAAAGCCACTCCTCGTATCTACTACTTGCCATTGTCAGAGGAACAAGTTGCTGCGAAGCTTGCAGCTCAAGGAAAAAACTCCAAGTGA
- the LOC113331838 gene encoding cyclin-dependent kinase 12-like isoform X4 — MSSQYPVVDNKPIDQWRVTELKEELKRRKLITKGLKDDLVKRLDDALRMERDVTEEDAAVNDDNDSCIEEVRQETQIEHEGGITKPMETESVEDSRVHGDEIQKVDESGTTVQIDEERNAIAKPMETQMVEDIRVHDVDNAPKVDNKTTADFDDQRGDVKANCTETRTVEDAGYHNGYRTEEVDESASAVDVDKSSKSLDKSRAQGEDLISSVGMYEESVVHSVSVETSISVNETVVITQTKFSKEESNENQNVLKDSLNANDFNLEPKVAQPQMVEPSSSEVPPKDGGSSEKLYLDQSPGDDLMEEDVLESKNMDSHHISDGVGDDKKEMHIVKEGSSFDASDSAVSNDKNISTKDYKSEAAPEKRKLEGQKVVESNEPPKRQRRWNSEAPKVSEQPTSILTPSATPKGTFQSVTPRRNFTRSDSAVSRGADAPKERVVPPSSKPPTDSLRIDRFLRPFTLKAVQELLAKTGSVSSFWMDPIKTHCYVTYSSVEEAKDTRNAVYNLQWPTNGGRLLVAEFVDSQEVKMRVEAPPQSPATRAAVSSSPVTPQAPSPFATKHSPRQHLPKGQLPPPPPLPLPPPPPLSHPPPAREQLPLPPPPPLREQLQLPPPPPLREPLQLPPPPPLPVNMDVPILTLDDLFKKTKATPRIYYLPLSEEQVAAKLAAQGKNSK; from the exons ATGTCGAGTCAATATCCGGTAGTCGACAACAAGCCAATCGATCAGTGGAGGGTGACCGAGTTGAAAGAAGAGCTAAAAAGAAGGAAACTTATCACAAAGGGTTTAAAAGATGATCTTGTAAAGAGATTGGATGATGCATTACGCATGGAGAGGGATGTGACCGAGGAAGATGCAGCAGTTAATGATGATAATGACTCCTGTATTGAAGAAGTACGTCAGGAAACACAAATTGAGCATGAAGGTGGTATTACAAAACCAATGGAAACTGAATCGGTTGAAGATAGTAGGGTTCATGGAGACGAAATTCAAAAGGTCGATGAAAGTGGAACCACTGTTCAAATTGATGAAGAACGGAATGCCATTGCAAAACCAATGGAGACTCAAATGGTTGAAGATATTAGGGTTCATGATGTGGATAATGCTCCAAAGGTAGATAATAAGACAACTGCTGACTTCGATGATCAGCGAGGAGATGTAAAAGCAAACTGCACGGAGACTCGAACCGTTGAAGATGCTGGGTATCACAATGGTTATAGAACTGAAGAAGTCGATGAGAGTGCATCCGCTGTTGACGTAGATAAGAGTTCCAAAAGTCTGGATAAGAGTAGAGCTCAAGGTGAAGATTTAATCAGTTCTGTAGGAATGTATGAGGAGTCTGTGGTTCATTCAGTTTCCGTGGAAACGAGTATCTCAGTTAATGAAACTGTGGTGATTACCCAGACAAAGTTCAGCAAAGAGGAGTCGAATGAAAATCAG AATGTACTAAAGGATTCTTTGAATGCTAATGATTTCAATTTAGAACCCAAAGTTGCTCAGCCACAGATGGTCGAACCATCATCCAGTGAAGTTCCTCCTAAAG ATGGTGGATCTTCAGAAAAACTATATTTAGATCAAAGTCCAGGGGATGATCTGATGGAAGAGGATGTATTGGAGAGTAAGAACATGGACTCCCATCATATTTCCGATGGTGTGGGAGATGATAAGAAGGAAATGCATATTGTAAAAGAAGGAAGTTCTTTTGATGCTTCAGATTCTGCTGTGTCTAATGACAAGAATATTTCTACTAAAGATTATAAGAGTGAGGCTGCTCCTGAGAAAAGAAAATTAGAAG GTCAAAAAGTAGTGGAGAGCAATGAACCTCCTAAGAGGCAGCGTAGGTGGAATTCAGAAGCCCCAAAAGTTTCTGAACAGCCAACCTCCATTCTCACACCTTCAGCGACTCCAAAAGGCACGTTCCAATCTGTTACTCCAAGACGCAATTTCACTAGGTCGGACTCAGCAGTTAGTAGGGGTGCAGACGCCCCAAAGGAGCGTGTTG TTCCGCCATCATCGAAACCTCCAACTGATTCCCTTAGAATCGATCGCTTTCTACGCCCGTTCACTCTAAAAGCAGTGCAGGAGCTTCTAGCAAAAACTGGATCTGTCTCCAGTTTCTGGATGGACCCAATTAAGACCCACTGTTATGTTACG TACTCATCAGTGGAAGAAGCAAAAGATACTCGAAATGCTGTGTATAATTTGCAATGGCCTACAAATGGTGGACGGCTACTGGTGGCCGAGTTTGTCGACTCGCAAGAAGTGAAAATGAGGGTTGAAGCTCCACCTCAGTCCCCAGCAACACGTGCAGCTGTCAGCTCCAGCCCAGTCACACCTCAGGCACCGTCACCTTTTGCAACCAAACATTCACCTCGTCAGCATCTACCCAAGGGGCAGCTCCCACCACCCCCACCACTCCCCCTCCCGCCACCTCCACCACTATCACATCCACCTCCAGCTAGGGAACAGCTTCCGCTTCCACCTCCACCCCCACTTAGGGAACAGCTTCAGCTTCCACCTCCACCCCCACTTAGGGAACCGCTTCAGCTTCCACCTCCACCCCCACTTCCCGTTAATATGGATGTTCCAATCCTTACCCTTGATGATCTTTTTAAGAAAACCAAAGCCACTCCTCGTATCTACTACTTGCCATTGTCAGAGGAACAAGTTGCTGCGAAGCTTGCAGCTCAAGGAAAAAACTCCAAGTGA